The Aquitalea magnusonii region CGGGTGGCGAAGGGGCTGGTGCCGCCCACCAGATAGCCGGAATGGCGGTTGGCCACGTCCGGTTTGCAGGCTTGCACCTTCTTGCAAGGTAGCTGGCGGGCCAGTTCCTTGGTGGACACCTTGCGGTCGCCATGCATCAGCACCACCAGTGGCAGGCCGTCCTGGTCTTCAAATACCAGGGTCTTGATGACGCTGTGTTCGTCCACATTCAGTTCGCGGGCCGGGGTGGCGGTACCGCCGTGTTCTTCATAGCTGTAGGCGTGGCAAGTGAAATCCACCTTGTGGTCCAGCAAAAAGCGCAGTGCCGGGGTGCTGCCGGCGATGGTTTGTTGGCGCATCGGATCATTCCTGTGGTGTGGTTGTGGTTGCCGGCAGAGCAAGGCTGCCGGGCTGCTTGGGTTGAGGCTTGGCCCGCTCAGGCTTCTGCCGGTGCAGTCAGGCCGTATTCCTGCGGGAAGGTGTGCATGGAGCTTTTCACCACGGTGACAGCACCGTCGATCAGCCCGCAGCGGCCGCTGCCGGGCAGGATTTGGCACAGGTGTTGCAGCGCGTCCAGGTCGGCATGGCTGTGGCGCCCGCCGTCCACCCGGTCCAGCAGGCGGGCCAGTTGGAAGGTGCCGCATTTGCAGGACGGGCATTGGCCGCAGGAGCCCTTGGCAAAGAAGTCGATGTATTCGGCCACCTTGCGGATGATGCTGCTGCCTTCGGAGATGACAATCATCGCACCGGTACCCAGCCGCGAATGGCGCAGCCATACCGAGTCAAAGTCCAGTGCCACGTCCAGGTCGCGCGCGGTAAGCAGGGTGTTGGACGGGCCGCCGGTAAACACGGCCTTGAAGGCCTTGCCCTGCAGCATGCCGCCGCCGTAGTGGAACACCAGTTCCTGCAGGCTGGTGCCCATGGGCAGCTCGTACAGGCCGGGGCGCAGCACGTCGCCTGACAGCGAGTACAGCTTGGTGCCACCGGCCTTGCCCACGCCTAGTGCGCGGTACCACGCGGCACCATGGCGCAGGATGTGGCTGACATTGGCCAGGGTTTCCACATTATTGATCAGCGTGGGCTGGCCGTTGATGCCTTGTTCCGCCGGGAAGGGCGGTTTTTTGCGCGGGAAGGGGAAGCCGGCTTCCAGCGAGGCCACCACCGCGGTTTCTTCGCCACCGATATAGCGGCCGGAGCTGGCCACCACCTTGATGGCCAGCGGGTGTCCCAGCGCGGCGGCCAGCTTGTCCAGCCATGGGCTGTCCTGCCATTGGCTGACCGCCAACCGCATATGCTGCAGGCTTTGGCCCTGGTGCGGGTTGATATAGAAAATGACGCAGGCAGCGCGCACCGCCAGTGCGGCAATCAGCGCGCCTTCCACCACCTGATGCGGCGAAGCGCTGAGCAAGGTGCGGTCCTTGAAGGTGCCAGGCTCATCTTCATTGCCATTGCACACCACGTATTTGTTATCGCCCACCGCATTGGCGGTGGCTTCCCATTTGCGCCAGGCCGGGAAACCGGCCCCGCCCATGCCGCGCAGGTCGGCATCGGCAATCTGGCGGATGATGGTGGTGGGGGCGTTGAGGGCGGCTTGCAGGCCAAGGCCGCCACCGGCCTGCAACCAGGCGGCCAGATCCGGGCCTACCTGTAGCGCAGGGTTGAGCAGAACCTGATTGAGTTTTTCCATGATGTTGTTCTCCTAGACGCGCGGGCCGGTGGGGCGCTGCAGTTTCAGCCGTGCATCGCCGGGGTAGAGCAATGGTGCTTGCTGGCTGCTGTCCAGTCCGGCCAGGGCCAACTGGCGTTGCCAGCGGTAGACGTGTTCGATGCCGCCACGTTGTGGTGGCAGGGTGGATTTGTGACGGGCGGCCTGGGCCAGGCGGGCGGCCTGGCGACCGGCACGGCGGCCAAAGGCCAGGATGTCCAGCAGCGCATTGCCCATCAGCCGGTTGCGGCCATGGATGCCGCCGGTGATTTCCCCGGCGCACAGCAGGCCGGGTACGGCGGTCTGGCCGTTGCCGTCGATGATGACGCCACCGTTCTGGTAGTGCAGGGTGGGGTAGATCAGCATGGGCTCGCGGCTGGGGTCGATGCCGCATTTGTCGGCCAGATGCTGGAGTGCGGGCAGGCGGCTGGCCAGGTCGGCCCCCAGTTGCCGGGTGTCCAGGAACACGCCGATCTGACCATTGCGTTCGATGCCGCGTCCGGCGGCGCATTCGCGCAGGATGGCGGCGGTGACGACATCGCGCGGGGCCAGTTCTTCGACAAAGCGCTCGCCCAGCCCGTTGACCAGCAAGGCCCCGCCGGAGCGGGCGGCTTCGGAGATCAGCCCGCCACGCAGGCGCTGTGGCCAGGCCACGCCGGTGGGGTGGTACTGGAAGGCATCCATGTCACGCAAGCCGGCACCGATGCGGTAGGCCAGCACCAGCCCGTCGGCGGTGGCACCGTAGTGATTGGAGGTGGGGAAGTCCTGCAGATGCAGCCGGCCGCAGCCTCCGGTGGCCAGAATGGTCTGGCGGGCGGAAACCACGATGAAACGCTGGTATTCCAGATCGTACAGCACGGCACCGGCACAACTGCCGTCTTCATGCGACAGCAGTTCCACTACCGGACAGCGGTTGAGCTGGGTGATGGCAGGTTCCAGCTCTACCGTTTCGCGCAGCACCCGCATCATCTCCAGCCCGGTGTAATCGCGATAGCACAGGATGCGCGGCTGGCTGCAGCCGCCCGCCTGCTTGTAGCGCAGCTTGCCGCCATCGGTGAACGGGTCTTCCAGATCAAAGTGCATGCCCAGCTCAATCAGCCAGCGAATCACACCGGGTGCATCACTGGCCATCTGCGCCAGCAATTGCGCATTGGCCGCCTGGTGTCCGCCGCGCATGGCATCGTCAAAGTGTTGTTGCGGGCTGTCATTGGCGGCCAGTGCGGCCTGAATGCCGCCTTCGGCCATCACGGTATTGCTGTCGCCCAAGCGCAGCTTGCTGGCCAGGATCACCTCGGCACCGCTGCGCGCGGCGGTCAGCGCGGCGGCGGCACCGGCACCACCACCGCCAATCACCAACACCTCGGTGCTGCGCTGTTCGGCACCGGCCAGGTCAAAGCCGTCGATCAGCGCATTGCTTTGCAGCAGCGCCGCCAGCCGCGGGTGGCAGGGCTGGCCACGGCTGGGGCCGATCTGCAGCAGGGTGCTGGCATTGTCGGCATTGTCCGGGTGGTATTGCGCCAGCAGCGCGCTGCGCGACAGGTCGGCCGGACGCAGCGCTGGCTGTGCATGGGCGTGCAGATTGCTCAGGGCCTGCAGATAGGGAATGGCGCTAGTCATGCCTCGCTCCTTGTGTTGTCTGCCAGGGTGTTGATGGCCATTTCGCCTCTGGCTTGCTGCTCAAGTCGGCGCAGCAGATCGCCCGGACGCAGGTTCTGGATGGCCTGGGCGCGGCGCAGGTAGAGGCCGACATGATTGGGGCGGATGTTTTCCGGGCAGGCCAGCGTACACAGATTGCACATGATGCAGGCATCAAACAGCGCGGCGGCGGCTTGCAGTTGGCCACTATTGGCCAGCGCAATGCCCTGTTGCACCGGGATGTGGCGCGGACAGGCGCGGTCGCAGCCGCTGCAGTGCCGGCATTGGCTGATTTCCGGAAAGGTTTGTTGCAGTTGTGGCAGCGCCTGCCAGCCGTCGCGCAAGTCCTGCGGGCGGTAGCGGTGTACATGATCAGGCAGGTAGTAGTCGATGAAGCTGACTTGCATGCCGTCCTCCACCACGGTTTCACAGGCCAGTCGCGTTTCGGCACTGCGTTCGCCCGCCTTGCGTACCAGGCAGCGACAGGAGCCGCATACCCCCTGGCCCATGCAGCCGATATTGGCGGTCAGTGCTTCTTCGCCTTGCAGGCGGGTATGCAGGATGGAGTTGCCGGCTGCAGCGTCCACCACCTTGCCATCGATGCTGATGCGGATGGTTTCACTCATGGGATTTCCTTTGCTGTGGTTCTGGTCATCACGCCGCCTGCCGCTGCGGGCGTAATGGCCTGTCCGTTATCAGGGTCTTTGCAAGGAGCGTGCCATGCGGCATGTGCTGTGCAGGTATCTGAAAACAAAGGAAAAAGCAGGATTCAGCCTGGCGTCAGGGCGATGTAGTGACGGAATTCCGTCGCTTTGCCGCGGCCGGATGGACGGAATTCCTGCCATTCAGCCTGGCTGGCGGGTCAGCCGGGACATGCATAAAAGTACGGATTTCCGTACTTGGTGCGCGACAGATTCGCGGCTATCCGCACTTCATGGTTTTTGTGTGGCTTATTCCTCAATAAAAACAGTGGTTTGTATTTGTTTTTTCGTGGCACGGGGCTTGCTCTGCAATCGCGAGACAAACATTACAGAGATGAGGAGCAAGATCATGTGGGGAACCATGAGCACGGCACTGCTGCCGGTGGTGCTGTTGATGTTATTGGGCTGGTTTGGCGGCCAGCGTGGTTATTTCCGCCAGGCGGATGTGGGGGTGATGGCAACGCTGGTAATGCGTTATGCCTTGCCGTGTTCATTGTTTATCGGCGCTTTGAAAACGCCGCCGGAGCGCATCCAGAACCTGCCATTCATTCTGTGCATGACTTTCGGCTTTGTCGGCACCTATGTGCTGGCCTTGCTGGCCGGGCGTTATTACTACCGCCAGGGGCTGAAAACCAGCGCCATCCAGGCGCTGGTATGTACTTTCCCGGACATGGCTTATTTTGGCGCGCCCATCTTGCAGCAGGTGTGCGGGCCGCAGGGTTTTATTGCGGTGCTGATCGGCAATCTGATCACCAGCTTCATCATCCTGCCGCTTACCATCGTGCTGTGCCGTTGCGGCGAGATGTCCGATGCCGGCGCAGATGACGGCGTGGTGGCCATGCTCAAGCAAAGCCTGGTGAAAACCCTGTCCAACCAGATTGTCTGGCTGCCGATTCTGGGGGTGATCCTCAGCTTCAATCACCTGCATCTGCCCGCTGCGGTACAGGAAAGCGTGGACATGCTGGCCAAGGCGGCCGGCGGGGTGTCGCTGCTGGCGCTGGGCCTGATGTTCTGCGGGGAAAAACCCAGCTTCAACGGCCATGTGGTGGGCAATGTGGCGATGAAGAACTTCCTGCAACCGGCCCTGATGTTGCTGGGCATCTTCCTGTTTGGCGTGGATGCCGAGTTTGCCAAGCAGGCGCTGATTGTCGGGGCGGTGCCCACCGCCATTGCCGCCTCGATGTTTGCCGTGCGCAACCAGACCTATGCACTGCATGCCTCGCACTCGGTGCTGGTGGGTACGGTGATTGGCGTGTTTGGTGAAGCGGCGCTGATTTACTTCATGGTGTGATGGCGACTGCACGCTCAGGCTGGCGCTGCCAGTCTGAGCGGCAGCAACAAGGCCCGGCATTGCCGGGCCTTGTCATGTGTGCAGGGTATTGCCTGTGGGGATGGCGTGCGCCGGGATGGCTCAGTGTGCGGCAGACAGCCTGATGAACAGCAGTCGCACCAGCAGATAGGTGGCGGCATTGCCCAGCGTCATCAGCAGCAGCACCGTGGGCAGGGACAGCGTGTCCAATGCGTCCAGCGGGTTGCTGCCCAGTTGGCGGGCCAGCAAGGAAGAGCCAATCAGGCTGAGCAGTAGTTTGAAGGTCATGGCAGCAGCTTTCCGTAACGCAGATGTCGCCAGCTATTGCAAAAGCCGTGCCTGGTTTTTTATTTGCAGGTAATTGAAAAACAAGGATATTTTTTATTGCACTTTGGCTTGCTGACGGTTTTCCGTGTTTTGGCGTACGGAAAACCGTCAGCCGCGGCTTGGGGCTGCGCCGCTAGGCCGGTTGGCGGGCTTGCAAATGCAGCAGAATGCTGTGTCCACCGTGCAGGATGTCATCGCCAATGGCGCTGGCCGCTGCAGCACCATCCTGGCGACGGATGGCCTCCAGCACCGGGTAGTGGTAGTCGATCATGTCGCTGCCGCCTTGCTGGTACACCGCGGCAATCAGCGGCCCCATCTGCAGCCAGATGCGATACAGGATGCCCTGTAAAAACGGTAGGCCGGCTATTTCCACCAGCGCAAAGTGAAATTGCTGATTCAGCTCGCAGCCAAGTGCGATGTCCTGTACGCGCATGGCGGCGGCATTGCGGCTGACAATGTCTTCCAGCCGGGCAATGGCGCTGGCGTCTGCCTTCTGCGCAGCCGTTTCCGCCGCCAGCCCTTCCAGGCGGATGCGAATGGCGCGGATTTCCAGATAACGCTCCACCGTCATATAGGGCACGCGGATGTCACGCGGCGACTGCATGGTGAGCGCCTGCTCCTGCACCAGACGCAGGATGGCATCGCGCACCGGGGTGACGCTGGTGCCCAGTTGCTCGGCCAGATCGCGTATTTTCAGTCGTGCGCCAGGTTGCAGCCGCCCCTGGATCAGCGCCTTGCACAGCATCTGATACACCGTGCTACCCAGATTGTCGTGTTCCAGTGTGTCCAGTTGGTAATCCATGGCGTGGGGTGCAAGTAAGGGCAAAGCTGCATGGTAACACCGCACTTGCCAGAGTCAAATGCAACAAATATGATGCATCATAAATTTGGCTGAATCGGGCAAGGGCGGCAGCATCTGCCAATCTGCCTCAGAACCAGGAGCGCCATCATGTCCCATCCCACCCGCTATATGTTGTTGACCGGTGCCAGTCGCGGCATCGGTCATGCCACGGTAAAGCTGTTTCAGGAAAACGGCTGGCAGATTTTCACCGTGTCACGGCAGCCCTTTTCCGAAGCCTGCCTGTGGCCATCGGCCCGGCAAAGTCATGTACAGGCTGATTTGTCGGATCTGTCCTGCCTGGACAAGCTGATTGCCGAGGTCAGAAGCCGCTTGCCAAACGGTGAGCTGCACGCGCTGGTGAACAATGCCGGCATCTCGCCCAAGGGGCCGCAAGGCGAACGGCTGGGCATTCTGGCCAGCTCCGCCGATGACTGGAGCCGGGTGCTGAATGTCAATCTGGTGTCTACCGCCTTGCTGGCACGCGGCCTGTTTCCCGAGCTGAAAAAAGGCCAGGGCTCCATTGTCAATGTCACCTCCATTGCCGGTTCGCGTGTTCACCCCTTTGCCGGGGTGGCGTATGCCGCCTCCAAGGCCGGACTGGCGGCGCTGACGCGCGAACTGGCGCATGAGTTCGGCCCGCATGGCATCCGTGCCAATGCCATCGCGCCGGGGGAAATCGACACCGCCATCCTGTCGCCCAATACCGCCAGCATTGTCGAGCGCGATATTCCCTTGCACCGCCTGGGAACCCCGCATGAAGTGGCTGAGGCGATTCACTTCCTGTGCTCTGGCCATTCCTCGTATATCAATGGCTCGGAAATCCATATCAACGGGGGACAGCATGTCTGAGATGGTGATAGACCAGTTGTTTTCCACCATGGCCGCGGCGGTGGATTGCCGCGAGGCCACCAGCCTGCTGTGGCAGCACTATGGCCTGCGCGGGGTGGCCAGCCCGCTCAACAGCGAGCGTGATGCCAACTTCCACATTCGCGGCGATGACGGTCGTGAATATGTACTGAAGCTGAGCCATCCGGCCGAAGACCGTGCCGTCACCGACTTCCAGAGCCGGGCGCTGCTGCATGCGCTGGCACAGGACCCAAGTTTGCCGGTGCCGCAGTTGTTGCCGCGCAGCGATGGCCTGCCCTATGCGGTGGTGGACATGGCTGATGGCAGCCGGCGGGTGTTGCGCCTGCTGAGCTATCTGGCCGGCCAGCCGCTGCATCAGGTCAAACGCTCACCGGCGCAGCGCGCCCATCTGGGCCAGACGCTGGGGCGGTTGGACAATGCCTTGCGCGACTATGCGCATCCGGCTGCACACCATCCGCTGCTGTGGGACATCCAGCATGCCGAGCGGCTGCAAGCGCTGCTGGCGGAAACGCCGGACAGCCCGCAAAAAGCCGTGCTGGCGGACTGGCTGGCCCATTTCATCCAGCATGTGCAGCCGGTGTTGGGCGGCCTGCGGCGGCAGGTCATCCATAACGATCTCAACCCGCACAATGTGCTGGTGGACCCGCAGGATCTCACCACCACCGTGGGACTGATTGATTTTGGTGACATGGTGGAAGCGCCGCTGATCAACGAACTGGCGGTGGCCTGCTCCTACCAGCTATCGGGCAATGACAATCCGCTGGATAGCGCCGGGGAGCTGATTGCCGCCTATCACGCAGTCTGTCCGCTGCAGGCGGAGGAAATTGCCATCCTGTACCCGCTGATTCTCACCCGGCTGTGCATGACCGTCACCATTACCGGCTGGCGCGCGGCGCGCCATCCGGAAAACAGCAGCTATATCCTGCGCAACAATGGTTTGAGTTGGGATGGCCTGCAGCGCCTGTCTGCATTGGGACAAGCCCAAGCTACCGACTACTTGTTTGCCTTGTGCCAGATGAAAGGACACGCATGAACCCGCCTGATCAACGCATGGTGAATGCCTTTGACCCAGCCACCGCCGACAGCCTGCCACAGCGCGAGCAGGCGCTGATCCGCCGTCGCCAGCAGGCACTGGGCCAGGCTTACCGCCTGTTCTACCAGCAGCCCTTGCATGTGGTGCGCGCCGAAGGCGTGTACTTGTACGACCCGGACGGCCAGCCCTATCTGGACGTGTATAACAATGTGGCCTCGGTGGGCCATTGCCACCCGCAGGTGGTGGACGCCATTGCCAGCCAGGCCGCCGTGCTCAATACCCATACCCGTTACCTGAACGACGGCATTGTCGATTACGCCGAGCGCCTGCTGTCCACACTGGCCATGCCCGGCTATCAGGCCATGTTTACCTGCACCGGCAGTGAAGCCAACGATTTGGCCCTGCGGCTGGCGGGCAGCTTCACCGGCGGGCAGGGGGTGATTGTCACCGCGCATGCCTATCACGGCGTCACCAGCAGTATTGCTGCCTGTTCGCCAGCCTTTGGTGATGGCGTGCCGCTGGGGCCTAACGTGCGTACCGTGCCGCCGCCGGATGCCTATCGCGGCAATGCGCAGGATGTGGCAGCACGCTTTACCCGTGATGTGCAGGCCGCCATTGCCGACCTGCAACGCCATGGCATCCGCCCGGCGGCACTGCTGGTGGACACGCTGTTTACCAGTGATGGCGTGTTTGCCGAGCCAGCCGGATTTTTGCAAGGCGCGGTGGATGCCATTCATGCCGCCGGCGGCCTGTTCATCGCCGACGAGGTGCAGGCCGGTTTCGCCCGCAGTGGCAGCCATTTCTGGGGCTTCCAGCGGCATGGCGTGGTGCCGGACATCATCACCATGGGCAAGCCGATGGGCAATGGCCACCCGCTGGCCGGGCTGATGGCGCGCGCTGACATCATCGATTGCTTTGGCGCTCAGGTACGTTACTTCAACACCTTTGGTGGCAATCCGGTGTCGGTGGCTGCAGGCATGGCGGTGCTGGATGTGATTGAGCGTGAGGGCTTGCAACAGAATGCCCGCGACACCGGTGCCTACCTCAAGGCCGGTTTCGAGGCACTGGCCGGCAAGCATGCGCTGATTGGCGATGTGCGCGGCACCGGCTTCTTTATCGGCGTGGAAATGGTGAGCGACCGCGACAGCAAGACCCCGGCAAGTGCGCAGACCACGCGCATCGTCAATGCGCTGCGCGAGCGGCGCATCCTGATCAGCGCCACCGGCCCGGCAGGCAATATCCTGAAAGTGCGGCCGCAGCTACCGTTTGGCCGCGACCATGCCGACCTGCTGCTGGGCGCGCTGGATGCGGTGCTGGCCGGGCTGTAATTACCAACTTCAGTACTGGCTGTCCTGTTCCATGCGCCGGGCGGTGTATTGCAGGCTGTCCAGCCTGTCCTGTGCCAGCGTCATCACCACGCCCTGGGCGAACACCGGTTTGAGCAGGCGGCTGAGCGTGCTGCCCGGCAGCATTTCCACCGCCAGCCGCGCACCGCGCTCCCAGGCCAGCCGGGCGGTGTCATGCCAATGCACCAGCCGGGCCATATTATTGGCCAGGTCGTCGCGGATCTGCTCCGGCTGGCGCAACACCCGTGCCGCATTGGCGCTCATGTAGAGACAGGTCGGGGCGTGTAGCGGCGTGTCACGCATTGCCTGTTGCAGCTTGCTGGCGGCTGGCTGCAGCAGGCTGCAATGCGAAGGCACGCTGATGGCCAGCCGACGACAGCGGGCGGCACCTGCCTGCAAGGCGGCCTGCGCAATGGCTTGCAGCGCGGCATCTGTCCCGGCCACCACCAGTTGCTGCTCGGCATTGATATTGGCCAGATACACCTGTTGCCCTTCGGCCTGGGCTGCGGCCAGTAAGCCTTGCAACTGTGGTAGCGCCAGCCCGGTAATGGCGCACATGCCATAGCCCTGCGGATAGGCCTGTTCCATCAACTGGCCGCGCAATTGAACCAATTGCACCGCGTGGTGGAAATCCAGCACCCCGGCGAGGACGGCAGCCGGGAAGGCACCGATGGACAAGCCAGCCACCAACTGCGGCTGGATGCCTTCTGCTTGCAGCAGGCGGGCGGAGGCCACGCCGGCAAGCAGCAGGCACAACTGCACCGCCACCGTGGATTGCAGCGCAGCGGCGGAATCCAGCAGTAGCGGCGAGCGGCCCAGCACGGCTTCAGCCTCGGCCAGTACCGCCCGGCAGGCGGCATGTGGCGGTAGCTGGTGCAACATGCCGGGGGGTTGGCTGCCCTGGCCGGGAAACACGAATAACACGCTCATGTGCATTGCTCCGTCTGACTGTGCCTGCTGGCAGTCCATGCTGTTTGTGCTTGATCCAGCAGCAGTGGTCCGCTATCGGTTTTCAGTAGCAAGCGGCCACCACGCAGGTATTCGGCCAGCGCCACCCCGCCAGCAGGCGTTTGTAACTGGACATCCACCCGGCACGGCAAGTCCGCCAGCGCAGCAGCCAGGGTTTGCAATTGAGCAGGGTCGGGCGGCTGCGGGCAGCGCAGCAGCAGGTCCAGATCGCTGCTGTTACTGAGGACGGGTTGGCCAGTGGCCAGTTCGAAACCGGCACTGCCGGTAATGCCCCAGACCAGGCCGCAGCCTTGCAAGGCGGCTGCTGCCTGTTGCAGGGCCTGTAAGGCGGGCAGTACAGCCAGGCGCGGATGATGCCGCCAGCCTTGCTGTGCCGCCAACTGCTCCGGGCTTAGCCGACGGGCAATATGCTGGCTGTCGGCCCACAAGGCAGCGCGTTGCCAGCGCTGCAGGCCGCGCACGCCGACGGCAATCCAGCCGGGCCGGGCGCTGGCGCGGCGCACTACCACCGGCAGACCGGGGTGCCAGTGCCATAGCAGCCAGTCCGGCAGCCCGGCATCTGCCACCAGCGCCGCAGCGTCGGACAGCCACAGCAAATCGTGTGGCAAACAAGCAGGCATCATCCCTCACTCCTGAAAAAAAGACGGCAGCGACCAGCGCTGCCGCGACAAATCTTTACTTCGGCTGAAGTAAAGAGGAGGTTGGTATCAGGCCATGATGGCCTTGGTGGCCAGGTAGAGTACTGATGGCCCCAGCAGGCAGCCAAGGCCGGTATGGAAGGTGGCCACCAGCGCGCCATACGGCACCAGTCGGCGGTCGGTGGCGGCCAGGCCCGCCGAAACACCGCTGACCGTGCCGGCCAACCCGCCGAACACCATGGCCGAGCGCGGATTGTTCAGGCCGAGGAAACCTGCGGCAAACGGCGTACCCACCATCACCATGATGGCCTTGAGCAGGCCGGTGGCAATGCTGAGCGCCATCACGTCCGAGCTGGCACCCAACGCCGCCCCGGTGACCGGGCCGACAATATAGGTGATGGCTCCGGCACCGATGGTGGTCATGCTGACCACGTCGCGGTAGCCAAAGGCATGGGCAATGCTGGCTCCGACGATAAAGGGCAGCACCGTCCCCAGCAGCAGCGAGCAGGCACCGATCACCCCTGCCTTGCGTGCTTCGGTCACCTGTACTTCAAAGGCGGTGGCCACGATGGCGAAGTCGCGCAGCATGGCACCACCCATCAGCCCGATGCCGGAAAACAGCGAAATGTCCGCCAGCCCGCTTTGTTTTCCGGTGAGCACGCCGCCGTAATAGGCCAGCCCCAGGCCGATCAGGATGGCAATGGCCGAGCCGTGTACCCGGCCCAGCGTCAAGCGGCGTGACAGCCGCGCCGACAGCCAGGTGATGCTGCCCACCAGCAGGAAGGCCGTTACCAGCCCGTTGTGCGCCAATACTTTTTCCAGCATTTGCATGATGTTGCTCCTGTATCAGGCCAGTGGGTCTTGCGGGGTTTCGGCTTCCGGCTGCCAGACGTGCTGGCTGCTGCCGCGATTGAGCAGGGCGATGACCGAGCCGCATACCAGCACCGCGCCCAGTGCGCCCAGCACGGCAACCGGGCCGCCACGCAAGGCGGCAACCACGTTCTGGGTGGCCGCCATCGCCACCACCACCGGAATGTACATGGCACCCCAGAAGGCGACGCCCTGTTCGGTTTCCGCAGGCAGCCAGCCGCGCTTGTGCAGGTAGAGCCGGGCGAAAATCAGCAGCAACATGGCAATGCCCACGCCGCCGACATTCGATTTGACGCCGATCAGGCTGCCCAGCAGGTCGCCCAGAAACAGGCCCAGCAAGTGGCAGGCTGCCAGCAAGGCAGTTCCGTAGATGATCATGGTGTGTCTCTCCTTTGTATTGTCATATTGTTGTCACCTGTTACTGCAGTAATGCCCATGCACCGTGATTGTTACTGTTTACCCTCCGTTCTGTGTCCATTGTTGTTGCAATAGCGCGCGCACCTGGCGCGTGGCCTGGCGGTGTTCGCCGTGCAGGCGCTGGCGCAGGTCGGGTTGCGGCTCGGCCTGGATGTCGTGCAAGGCCTCAGCCAGTGCGGCGCGCACCAGTTGTACATCGGCCGGGGTTGGCTGGTCTGGCTGCGCGGCCTGCAGCAGACGCCACAGCAGGCCCAGGCTGGCATAGCTGGCGATGTCATAGGCCATGGGGGCAATGCTGGCGGCCAGCTTTTCCAGCTCTTCCACCGTGCGCAGGGTGATGCGGGCGGCGGCCTGCTTGCCCATGGCGTGTACCATCACCCCGGCGTCGTCCAGTGCCAGCAGGCGGTTGGCCTGATAGCCGTGGGCCAGAAATGCGCCGGACATGGCCTTGCCGACAATCAGCCCGATCACCGGGTGACCGGCCAGCCGGGCGCGGGCATAGGCAGCGGCGGCGGCAGCCAGTGCCTGGTGGATGCCGTAGGCTTCTTCGCGCCGGCCATAGGCCTGGCTGGGGACATCGATAATGGCGACGATGGCGCGCTTGTCAGCTTGCTGCTGGTCGGCATCCACCACGGCGTCAATGGTGGCGGCCAGTGCCCAGCCTTCCAGCAGTCCCACTTCGCCGTGGCGGGCACGTTCAAACGGGTTGTGCGGGTCGGCTACCACGGCCACATAACGTGCGGGCTGCCCGGCAAGTTCGCCATCGGCCACCAGCAGGGATGGCGGCAAACCTTGCTGCAGCGGGATT contains the following coding sequences:
- a CDS encoding GntR family transcriptional regulator; the protein is MDYQLDTLEHDNLGSTVYQMLCKALIQGRLQPGARLKIRDLAEQLGTSVTPVRDAILRLVQEQALTMQSPRDIRVPYMTVERYLEIRAIRIRLEGLAAETAAQKADASAIARLEDIVSRNAAAMRVQDIALGCELNQQFHFALVEIAGLPFLQGILYRIWLQMGPLIAAVYQQGGSDMIDYHYPVLEAIRRQDGAAAASAIGDDILHGGHSILLHLQARQPA
- a CDS encoding FAD-dependent oxidoreductase, whose translation is MTSAIPYLQALSNLHAHAQPALRPADLSRSALLAQYHPDNADNASTLLQIGPSRGQPCHPRLAALLQSNALIDGFDLAGAEQRSTEVLVIGGGGAGAAAALTAARSGAEVILASKLRLGDSNTVMAEGGIQAALAANDSPQQHFDDAMRGGHQAANAQLLAQMASDAPGVIRWLIELGMHFDLEDPFTDGGKLRYKQAGGCSQPRILCYRDYTGLEMMRVLRETVELEPAITQLNRCPVVELLSHEDGSCAGAVLYDLEYQRFIVVSARQTILATGGCGRLHLQDFPTSNHYGATADGLVLAYRIGAGLRDMDAFQYHPTGVAWPQRLRGGLISEAARSGGALLVNGLGERFVEELAPRDVVTAAILRECAAGRGIERNGQIGVFLDTRQLGADLASRLPALQHLADKCGIDPSREPMLIYPTLHYQNGGVIIDGNGQTAVPGLLCAGEITGGIHGRNRLMGNALLDILAFGRRAGRQAARLAQAARHKSTLPPQRGGIEHVYRWQRQLALAGLDSSQQAPLLYPGDARLKLQRPTGPRV
- a CDS encoding AEC family transporter, with product MWGTMSTALLPVVLLMLLGWFGGQRGYFRQADVGVMATLVMRYALPCSLFIGALKTPPERIQNLPFILCMTFGFVGTYVLALLAGRYYYRQGLKTSAIQALVCTFPDMAYFGAPILQQVCGPQGFIAVLIGNLITSFIILPLTIVLCRCGEMSDAGADDGVVAMLKQSLVKTLSNQIVWLPILGVILSFNHLHLPAAVQESVDMLAKAAGGVSLLALGLMFCGEKPSFNGHVVGNVAMKNFLQPALMLLGIFLFGVDAEFAKQALIVGAVPTAIAASMFAVRNQTYALHASHSVLVGTVIGVFGEAALIYFMV
- a CDS encoding SDR family NAD(P)-dependent oxidoreductase, whose product is MSHPTRYMLLTGASRGIGHATVKLFQENGWQIFTVSRQPFSEACLWPSARQSHVQADLSDLSCLDKLIAEVRSRLPNGELHALVNNAGISPKGPQGERLGILASSADDWSRVLNVNLVSTALLARGLFPELKKGQGSIVNVTSIAGSRVHPFAGVAYAASKAGLAALTRELAHEFGPHGIRANAIAPGEIDTAILSPNTASIVERDIPLHRLGTPHEVAEAIHFLCSGHSSYINGSEIHINGGQHV
- a CDS encoding 4Fe-4S dicluster domain-containing protein, which gives rise to MSETIRISIDGKVVDAAAGNSILHTRLQGEEALTANIGCMGQGVCGSCRCLVRKAGERSAETRLACETVVEDGMQVSFIDYYLPDHVHRYRPQDLRDGWQALPQLQQTFPEISQCRHCSGCDRACPRHIPVQQGIALANSGQLQAAAALFDACIMCNLCTLACPENIRPNHVGLYLRRAQAIQNLRPGDLLRRLEQQARGEMAINTLADNTRSEA
- a CDS encoding aminoacyl-tRNA deacylase; this translates as MRQQTIAGSTPALRFLLDHKVDFTCHAYSYEEHGGTATPARELNVDEHSVIKTLVFEDQDGLPLVVLMHGDRKVSTKELARQLPCKKVQACKPDVANRHSGYLVGGTSPFATRTPMPVYMEASILQLQQVYINGGRRGLQVAMSPLDISRLLQARCVEVALEK
- a CDS encoding complex I 51 kDa subunit family protein, yielding MEKLNQVLLNPALQVGPDLAAWLQAGGGLGLQAALNAPTTIIRQIADADLRGMGGAGFPAWRKWEATANAVGDNKYVVCNGNEDEPGTFKDRTLLSASPHQVVEGALIAALAVRAACVIFYINPHQGQSLQHMRLAVSQWQDSPWLDKLAAALGHPLAIKVVASSGRYIGGEETAVVASLEAGFPFPRKKPPFPAEQGINGQPTLINNVETLANVSHILRHGAAWYRALGVGKAGGTKLYSLSGDVLRPGLYELPMGTSLQELVFHYGGGMLQGKAFKAVFTGGPSNTLLTARDLDVALDFDSVWLRHSRLGTGAMIVISEGSSIIRKVAEYIDFFAKGSCGQCPSCKCGTFQLARLLDRVDGGRHSHADLDALQHLCQILPGSGRCGLIDGAVTVVKSSMHTFPQEYGLTAPAEA